From one Brachypodium distachyon strain Bd21 chromosome 4, Brachypodium_distachyon_v3.0, whole genome shotgun sequence genomic stretch:
- the LOC100834962 gene encoding calcium uniporter protein 6, mitochondrial, with amino-acid sequence MWRAAASRLLLRPPPPLPSSAAAALRHSRLFSPSPPSQPQPQTPPPEVTAAEARRLVRLVGVEALKRRLREDGRGEVVPYGELLDACVEAGAARTRAEAEALAHAMDDAGVVLLFRDKAYLHPEKVVDLVRRAVPLALAPDNDKRKEEFKQLQDKKEEIEKLAHKQVRRILWTGLGFFMTQVGLFFRLTFWEFSWDVMEPIAFFTTTSGLLVGYAYFLITSRDPTYQDFMERMFESRRKKLCAKHGFDMQKYLELQKNCKCPLEGHYSHGHDS; translated from the exons atgtggcgcgccgccgcctcccgcctcctcctccgcccgccgccgcccctcccgtcgtccgcggcggcggcgctacggcactcccgcctcttctccccctccccgccctcgcagccgcagccgcagacGCCGCCTCCGGAGGTGACGGCGGCGGAAGCGAGGCGGCTGGTGCGGCTGGTGGGCGTGGAGGCGCTGAagcggcggctgcgggaggACGGGCGCGGCGAGGTGGTGCCCTACGGGGAGCTCCTCGACGCCTGCGTggaggccggcgccgcgcgCACCCGCGCCGAGGCAGAGGCGCTGGCCCACGCCATGGATGACGCCGGCGTCGTCCTGCTCTTCCGCGACAAGGCCTACCTCCACCCCGAGAAG GTTGTGGATCTGGTGAGAAGGGCAGTGCCGCTTGCGCTCGCGCCAGACAACGACAAGAGGAAAGAAGAGTTCAAGCAGCTCCAGGACAAGAAGGAAGAGATCGAGAAGCTGGCGCACAAGCAAGTCCGACGAATCCTGTGGACGGGCCTCGGGTTCTTCATGACCCAGGTCGGCCTCTTCTTCCGTCTCACGTTCTGGGAGTTCTCGTGGGACGTGATGGAGCCCATCGCCTTCTTCACGACCACCTCCGGGCTGCTCGTCGGCTACGCCTACTTCCTCATCACCTCGAGAGACCCGACGTACCAGGACTTCATGGAGAGGATGTTCGAGTCGAGGAGAAAGAAGCTCTGCGCCAAGCATGGCTTCGACATGCAGAAGTACCTGGAGCTGCAGAAGAACTGCAAGTGCCCTCTGGAAGGCCATTACTCTCATGGCCATGACTCGTGA
- the LOC100834656 gene encoding ethanolamine-phosphate cytidylyltransferase, giving the protein MDAAGGSGARTVAACVIGGIVLGASVVALHLGAGPAALPLPAPVDALLRLRPRGRRRRPVRVYMDGCFDMMHYGHCNALRQARALGDELVVGVVSDDEITANKGPPVTPLHERMKMVRAVKWVDDVIPDAPYAITEDFMNKLFNEYNIDYIIHGDDPCLLPDGTDAYALAKKAGRYKQIKRTEGVSTTDIVGRMLLCVRERPASDSQSHSSLQRQFSHGHGQNVDDSGSGSGTKISHFLPTSRRIVQFSNSKGPGPDSRIVYIDGAFDLFHAGHVEILRLARELGDFLLVGIHTDQTISSTRGPHRPIMNLHERSLSVLACRYVDEVIIGAPWDISKDMITTFNISLVVHGTIAENMDYTEDDSNPYAVPIAMGIYHKLDSPLDITTSTIIRRIVSNHEAYQKRNEKKEASEKKYYDSKSFVNGE; this is encoded by the exons ATGGACGCGGCGGGAGGGAGCGGCGCGCGGACGGTGGCGGCGTGCGTGATCGGCGGGATCGTGCTGGGGGCGTCGGTGGTGGCGCTCCACCTGGGCGCGGGCCCCGCGGCGCTGCCCTTGCCGGCGCCCGTGGACgcgctgctgcggctgcggccccggggccgccgccgccggcccgtcCGGGTCTACATGGACGGCTGCTTCGACATGATGCACTACGGCCACTGCAACGCGCTGCGCCAGGCGCGAGCGCTCGGGGACGagctcgtcgtcggcgtcgtcagCGACGACGAGATCACCGCCAACAAGGGACCCCCCGTCACGCCGCTCCACGAGAG GATGAAAATGGTTCGTGCTGTGAAATGGGTGGACGATGTCATTCCAGATGCACCATATGCCATAACTGAAGATTTCATGAACAAGCTATTCAATGAGTATAATATAGATTACATTATCCATGGTGATGATCCTTGCCTGCTCCCAGACGGAACTGATGCATACGCCCTTGCCAAAAAGGCTGGCAGATACAAGCAGATTAAAAGAACCGAGGGAGTGTCAACGACAGACATTGTTG GAAGAATGCTTCTTTGTGTCAGAGAGAGGCCAGCTTCTGATAGTCAAAGCCACTCTTCACTGCAAAGGCAGTTCAGTCATGGGCATGGTCAGAATGTTGATGATAGTGGATCTGGCAGTGGAACAAAAATATCTCATTTTCTTCCCACATCTCGTCGAATAGTTCAGTTCTCAAATAGCAAG GGTCCAGGACCAGATTCTCGGATAGTTTACATAGACGGTGCATTTGATCTGTTCCATGCTGGTCACGTTGAG ATATTGCGGCTTGCTCGAGAGCTTGGAGATTTCTTGCTTGTGGGTATTCACACAGATCAGACCATAAG TTCAACTCGAGGACCACATCGCCCAATCATGAACCTTCATGAGCGAAGTTTGAGTGTTTTGGCATGTCGTTATGTTGATGAAGTGATCATTGGTGCTCCATGGGACATTTCAAAAGACATG ATTACCACATTTAATATTTCATTGGTCGTTCATGGAACTATAGCTGAGAACATGGACTATACAGAG GATGATTCCAATCCATATGCTGTTCCAATTGCCATGGGCATTTATCATAAGCTGGACAGCCCTTTGGACATCACCACTAGTACCATTATAAGGAGGATAGTTTCTAACCATGAAGCCTACCAG AAACGGAATGAGAAGAAGGAAGCCAGCGAAAAGAAGTACTACGACAGTAAAAGCTTTGTCAATGGAGAGTAA